The proteins below come from a single Bacteroidota bacterium genomic window:
- the pssA gene encoding CDP-diacylglycerol--serine O-phosphatidyltransferase, producing the protein MKKNIPNFITCLNLLSGCLAVVAAFHEQIIWSCYLIGLAAVFDFFDGLVARLFKAYSPIGKDLDSLADIVSFGVAPGVILFQMITISFEAYSIPLFERSLQVLAFASTGFLVTIFGAIRLAKFNIDERQATSFLGLPIPAGAIFIASLIPVLVWEHSLNLYHPPSNETLNQLREHFYFNDFDIASTELLFNPWFYIIVSIVISLLMISEIPLFAMKFKNIKSKENIIRFLFILLSLWLVYEYRLIGIPFIVILYVLLSLIDIVIKKILNHFNPPTNEIQS; encoded by the coding sequence ATCAAAAAAAACATACCAAATTTCATAACCTGTCTTAATCTATTAAGTGGTTGTTTAGCTGTTGTGGCTGCTTTTCATGAGCAAATAATCTGGAGCTGTTATTTAATAGGCTTGGCAGCAGTTTTTGATTTTTTTGATGGCTTAGTTGCTCGTTTATTCAAAGCTTATTCTCCAATTGGAAAAGATTTGGATTCACTTGCAGACATTGTAAGTTTTGGCGTAGCCCCTGGGGTAATACTTTTTCAAATGATTACCATTAGTTTTGAGGCCTATTCAATTCCCTTGTTCGAACGATCATTGCAGGTGCTTGCATTTGCATCAACAGGATTCCTGGTTACAATTTTCGGGGCAATTAGGTTGGCAAAATTCAATATAGATGAAAGACAGGCAACTTCTTTTCTTGGATTACCAATACCAGCGGGAGCTATATTTATTGCTTCATTAATCCCTGTATTGGTATGGGAGCATAGTTTGAACCTTTATCATCCTCCATCTAATGAAACACTAAATCAATTAAGAGAGCATTTTTATTTCAATGATTTTGATATTGCCTCTACTGAACTACTTTTCAACCCCTGGTTTTATATCATAGTAAGTATTGTAATTTCATTGTTAATGATTTCTGAAATACCTTTGTTTGCAATGAAGTTTAAAAACATTAAATCAAAGGAAAATATTATTCGTTTTTTGTTTATTCTTCTATCTTTGTGGCTCGTTTATGAGTACAGATTAATAGGAATTCCATTTATTGTTATTCTTTATGTTTTGTTATCTCTAATTGATATTGTAATAAAGAAAATTTTAAACCATTTTAACCCTCCCACAAATGAAATTCAGAGCTGA
- the purS gene encoding phosphoribosylformylglycinamidine synthase subunit PurS, translated as MKFRAEIDIMPLKALLDPQGKAVTSGMKNLGMSEISNVRVGKHITLEIDAESKEIAQAKTEEACKKLLANQIMESYDFKIEVAE; from the coding sequence ATGAAATTCAGAGCTGAAATTGACATTATGCCTTTAAAAGCATTACTTGATCCTCAAGGCAAGGCTGTAACATCAGGAATGAAAAACCTTGGCATGTCAGAAATCAGTAATGTAAGGGTTGGCAAACATATTACGCTTGAAATTGATGCTGAGAGCAAAGAAATTGCACAAGCTAAAACAGAAGAAGCATGTAAGAAGTTACTTGCCAATCAGATTATGGAAAGCTATGATTTTAAAATTGAAGTTGCTGAATAA
- the lptB gene encoding LPS export ABC transporter ATP-binding protein: MILTATNLIKKYKSRTVVKGVSVEVKQGEIVGLLGPNGAGKTTTFYMIVGMIKPYSGKIHLDNDDITNEPMYKRAQKGIGYLAQEASVFRKLSVEDNIKSVLEMVNISKEEQREKLESLLNEFGLQHIRKNRGDLLSGGERRRTEIARALAVSPNFILLDEPFAGVDPIAVEDIQGIIHKLKAKNIGILITDHNVHETLTITDRAYLLFEGKILKAGTAEELAADEQVRKVYLGKNFELRK, from the coding sequence ATGATTTTAACCGCCACTAACCTGATTAAAAAGTACAAGAGCAGAACGGTTGTAAAAGGAGTTTCTGTTGAAGTAAAACAGGGTGAAATTGTTGGTCTGCTTGGACCTAATGGGGCTGGAAAAACAACAACTTTTTACATGATAGTGGGAATGATAAAACCATATTCAGGAAAAATACACCTGGATAATGATGATATCACAAATGAACCCATGTATAAGCGGGCGCAAAAAGGAATAGGTTATTTAGCACAGGAAGCCTCTGTTTTTAGAAAATTAAGTGTTGAGGATAACATAAAATCTGTGCTAGAAATGGTAAACATTAGCAAGGAGGAGCAAAGGGAAAAGTTAGAATCCTTGCTTAATGAATTCGGGCTTCAACATATTCGTAAAAACAGAGGTGATTTATTGTCTGGAGGTGAAAGAAGAAGAACTGAAATTGCACGTGCACTTGCAGTTTCTCCAAATTTCATCCTTCTTGATGAGCCTTTTGCAGGAGTAGACCCAATTGCTGTTGAAGACATCCAGGGAATTATTCATAAATTAAAAGCCAAAAACATAGGAATCTTAATTACAGATCACAATGTTCATGAAACCCTTACCATTACGGATAGGGCTTATCTTTTATTTGAAGGTAAAATACTAAAAGCAGGAACAGCCGAAGAACTTGCCGCTGACGAACAGGTTAGAAAAGTTTATTTGGGTAAGAATTTTGAATTAAGGAAGTAA
- a CDS encoding carboxypeptidase-like regulatory domain-containing protein — MRKIIFSLIFGFSSLVVVSQNTKVMGKVIDAETKEALPFVNLVFKGTRIGTTTDFDGKFLMETNQWTDSIMVSSVGYDPLTKPLIRNRTQTINFELKPGSVQLKEVIIKPGENPAHVLLKKVIENKQQNNRENLESFEYEVYNKVQFDLNNIPDSYKDKKIFKNFKFIFDNIDSTGEKPALPMFITETLSEMVYRKKPRALKEQIKAVKISGVKNESINQFMGDIYQNVNIYDNYILVFGKSFISPIADFGLLYYKYYLIDSTHIDDRWSYHVSFMPRRRQEPTFAGDFWVHDTTFAISRIEVSIASDANINFVNGFSAYQEFNLFDGVWMMTKDKLTVDFNMADNSMGIYGRKISSYKNFVINKPRPDSYYSGTDDVIVDADASDKANEYWMDCRHDSLQEKEKAIYQLVDSIKSVPAFKTYVDVLALIISGYHVIGKFELGPYFTTYSFNQIEGNRIRLGGRTSNSFSTRLQLEGYGAYGFLDEAFKYGAGFKYFLSKTPRQAVGGSIKYDMEQLGQSPNALRQDNILASAFRRNPFYKLILVDQYQAFYEREWFSGFSNRLTFNNRTLHPTDSISFEQNSPDATVIVPKITTSEINVYTRFAYREKFVSGEFERISLGTNYPIFQLNYALGIKGLFGGQYEYQRATFNVHNFIRTAPFGYLDYMFEAGKVWGNLPYALLELHPGNETYSYDKYSFNMMNYFEFVSDEYLSLSLEQHFGGFFLDKIPFMRKLKWREVALAKGVIGSLRDENRQQMSLPSNMQSLSKPYVETGFGVENIFKVLRIDALWRLSYLDNPDIQKWGIRGTIQFTF, encoded by the coding sequence ATGAGAAAAATTATATTTTCCCTTATTTTTGGTTTCTCCTCTCTTGTTGTTGTTTCTCAAAACACAAAAGTTATGGGAAAAGTAATAGATGCTGAAACAAAAGAGGCACTGCCTTTTGTAAACTTGGTTTTTAAAGGAACCAGGATTGGAACTACTACAGATTTTGATGGTAAATTCTTAATGGAGACCAATCAGTGGACTGATTCTATTATGGTTTCTTCCGTTGGATACGATCCATTAACCAAACCCCTTATTCGAAACAGAACCCAAACCATTAATTTTGAACTTAAACCCGGAAGTGTTCAATTAAAAGAAGTGATAATTAAGCCTGGTGAAAACCCTGCTCATGTATTATTGAAAAAAGTAATTGAAAACAAACAGCAAAACAACAGGGAGAATTTAGAATCCTTTGAGTATGAGGTGTATAATAAAGTCCAGTTTGATTTAAACAACATTCCTGACTCCTATAAAGACAAGAAGATTTTCAAAAACTTTAAATTTATTTTCGACAATATAGATTCCACAGGAGAGAAACCTGCCTTACCTATGTTTATTACCGAAACTTTGTCTGAAATGGTTTATCGAAAAAAACCACGTGCCCTTAAGGAGCAAATAAAAGCAGTAAAGATATCCGGAGTTAAAAATGAAAGCATCAATCAGTTTATGGGAGATATTTACCAAAATGTAAATATCTATGATAATTATATTCTTGTTTTCGGGAAAAGTTTTATAAGTCCCATTGCTGATTTCGGCCTTTTATACTACAAATATTATCTAATTGACAGCACACATATTGATGACCGTTGGAGTTACCATGTTTCATTTATGCCACGAAGAAGGCAGGAACCAACCTTTGCCGGCGATTTTTGGGTTCATGACACTACTTTCGCAATAAGTAGGATTGAAGTTTCAATAGCTTCTGATGCAAACATCAATTTTGTTAACGGTTTTTCCGCATACCAGGAGTTCAACCTATTTGATGGAGTATGGATGATGACCAAGGATAAACTGACAGTCGATTTTAATATGGCTGACAATTCAATGGGTATTTATGGAAGGAAAATATCGTCCTATAAAAACTTTGTAATCAATAAACCCCGTCCCGATTCATACTATTCAGGAACTGATGATGTAATTGTTGATGCAGATGCATCAGATAAGGCAAATGAGTACTGGATGGATTGCAGGCATGATTCCTTACAAGAAAAGGAAAAAGCAATTTATCAGCTTGTAGATTCAATAAAATCAGTACCTGCTTTTAAAACCTATGTTGATGTATTGGCTCTGATTATTTCGGGTTATCATGTAATAGGTAAATTTGAATTAGGCCCTTATTTTACTACTTACAGTTTTAATCAAATTGAAGGAAACCGCATACGGTTAGGGGGAAGAACCAGTAACTCATTTAGTACAAGGCTTCAATTGGAGGGTTATGGTGCCTATGGTTTTTTAGATGAAGCATTTAAATATGGAGCAGGTTTCAAGTATTTCCTGAGTAAAACACCCCGACAGGCTGTTGGTGGTTCAATTAAATATGACATGGAACAATTAGGCCAAAGTCCAAATGCCTTACGACAGGATAATATTTTAGCCTCAGCTTTCAGACGCAACCCTTTTTACAAGCTTATTCTGGTTGATCAATACCAGGCGTTTTATGAAAGAGAATGGTTTAGCGGTTTTTCTAACCGGCTTACCTTTAATAACCGTACTTTACATCCAACTGATTCAATTTCTTTCGAACAAAATAGCCCTGATGCTACTGTTATAGTGCCTAAAATCACTACTTCCGAAATTAATGTTTATACTCGGTTTGCTTACCGTGAAAAGTTTGTTTCTGGTGAATTTGAAAGAATAAGCCTGGGAACAAATTATCCAATATTTCAATTAAATTATGCCCTTGGAATTAAAGGCCTTTTCGGAGGGCAGTATGAATACCAGAGAGCAACCTTTAATGTGCATAATTTTATACGAACAGCGCCCTTTGGCTATTTGGATTATATGTTTGAAGCAGGTAAAGTTTGGGGAAATCTCCCTTATGCTCTGTTAGAGCTTCATCCGGGTAATGAAACATATTCTTATGACAAGTATTCATTTAACATGATGAATTATTTTGAGTTTGTAAGTGATGAATATTTAAGCCTTTCATTGGAACAGCATTTTGGGGGTTTTTTCCTGGATAAAATACCTTTTATGCGTAAATTAAAATGGCGAGAAGTAGCTTTGGCAAAAGGTGTTATTGGTTCATTGAGAGACGAAAACAGGCAACAAATGTCTTTGCCTAGTAATATGCAATCGCTCAGCAAACCCTATGTTGAAACAGGTTTTGGGGTTGAGAATATTTTTAAAGTATTAAGGATTGATGCGCTTTGGAGGCTCTCATACCTTGACAATCCTGACATTCAGAAATGGGGTATAAGAGGAACAATACAATTTACTTTTTAA
- a CDS encoding carboxymuconolactone decarboxylase family protein — protein MSKKVNEFNAYRSKMNDKLLAADNLTLKRIFNIDANAYKDGALSLKTKEMLGLISSMVLRCDDCVKYHLEKCFEAGLSKDELFEVFSIANLVGGTIVIPHTRKALEFWEELCNIKADN, from the coding sequence ATGAGTAAGAAGGTAAATGAATTTAATGCGTATCGCAGTAAAATGAATGATAAATTGCTTGCTGCCGATAATCTAACCTTAAAAAGAATTTTTAATATTGATGCCAATGCTTATAAAGATGGGGCATTGTCTCTGAAAACAAAAGAAATGCTTGGCCTTATTTCATCCATGGTTTTGCGTTGTGACGATTGTGTCAAATACCATCTTGAGAAATGCTTTGAGGCAGGATTGAGTAAGGATGAACTTTTCGAAGTTTTTTCTATAGCCAATTTGGTTGGAGGCACCATTGTAATTCCACATACAAGAAAAGCGTTGGAGTTTTGGGAAGAACTTTGTAATATTAAGGCGGACAATTAA
- the tatC gene encoding twin-arginine translocase subunit TatC has protein sequence MSNSPEHYKAEMSFLEHLEALRWHLMRIAIAVGVVTLAAFLNKSFIFDFVILAPKNVDFWTYGFLCQVSKAAYLEGALCITEIPFTLINIDMSGQFSTHILVSVIAGIVLSFPYIVWELWRFVMPALHAHEKKYSGVFIFSVSILFLMGILFGYYFVAPLSVNFLGSYQVSAAVANQISLLSYISTISTITLASGLVFELPVLVYFLTKIGLVTPAFMRIYRKHSIVVILILSAIITPPDISSQILVSIPILVLYEISIFISAITLRKQIKN, from the coding sequence ATGTCAAATAGTCCGGAACATTACAAGGCAGAAATGTCCTTTTTAGAACACCTTGAGGCTTTGCGCTGGCATTTGATGCGAATTGCAATTGCAGTTGGTGTAGTTACTTTAGCTGCTTTTTTAAATAAGTCTTTTATATTTGATTTTGTAATCCTTGCTCCAAAAAATGTTGATTTCTGGACTTATGGATTTTTATGTCAGGTATCAAAAGCCGCTTATCTTGAAGGAGCCTTGTGTATTACCGAAATTCCTTTCACGCTCATTAACATCGATATGTCCGGCCAGTTTTCTACTCATATTCTGGTTTCCGTGATTGCAGGAATAGTTTTATCTTTCCCATACATAGTTTGGGAGCTTTGGCGATTTGTAATGCCGGCTTTACATGCTCATGAGAAAAAGTACAGTGGAGTATTTATTTTTTCTGTATCTATTCTTTTTTTAATGGGTATTCTTTTTGGGTATTATTTTGTAGCCCCATTGTCTGTTAATTTTCTGGGCTCATACCAGGTTAGTGCTGCCGTTGCAAATCAAATCAGCCTTTTATCCTATATTTCAACTATCAGCACTATAACTCTTGCATCAGGGCTTGTTTTTGAATTGCCTGTTCTAGTTTATTTCCTAACTAAAATAGGTCTGGTTACTCCTGCTTTTATGCGTATCTATCGAAAACATTCCATTGTAGTAATATTAATTCTGTCTGCCATTATAACTCCTCCGGACATTTCAAGTCAGATTTTGGTATCCATACCAATTCTTGTTTTATATGAAATAAGCATTTTTATTTCAGCTATTACCCTTAGAAAACAAATAAAAAATTAA
- a CDS encoding DUF2304 domain-containing protein, whose product MEKIQIIAIVVSIAFLLYIGRLIVKGKLREEYAIVWIISTIILVVFSFWRSGLDVVAEMFGIYAPPNLVFTGAIFAILIYLLHLSVVGSKLQQQNKTLAQEIALIKEELKSNYKENHQID is encoded by the coding sequence ATGGAAAAAATTCAGATTATTGCTATTGTTGTAAGCATTGCTTTTCTTTTATATATAGGAAGACTTATTGTAAAAGGTAAACTAAGAGAGGAATATGCCATTGTATGGATAATTAGTACAATCATTCTTGTTGTATTTTCTTTTTGGAGATCAGGCCTTGATGTGGTAGCGGAAATGTTCGGCATATATGCTCCTCCAAACCTGGTATTTACAGGAGCCATTTTTGCCATACTTATTTACCTGCTTCATTTGTCTGTAGTTGGTTCTAAGTTGCAACAACAAAACAAAACTTTGGCCCAGGAAATAGCCTTGATCAAGGAAGAATTAAAAAGTAATTACAAAGAAAACCATCAGATAGATTAA
- a CDS encoding glycosyltransferase family 2 protein: MEKLAIVIPAFNEEKSIAAVINDIHLALGQVALHAVIVVVNDCSIDKTKEIINNCNCIALNLPVNLGIGGAVQTGIKWAWQNGFDYVMQVDGDGQHPAQEIPKLISALQNDSADVVIGSRFIDKKGFQSSFARRIGINYFKYINKIIVGKSISDSTSGFRLINKKAMQVAVEYYPDEYPEPEAIILYSIHKLKIHEVAVVMKARQGGVSSINAVSSIYYMFKVSLAILFTYIRFKR, translated from the coding sequence TTGGAAAAACTAGCAATTGTTATACCTGCTTTTAATGAGGAAAAATCAATAGCAGCAGTTATTAATGATATTCATTTAGCTCTAGGCCAAGTTGCATTGCATGCAGTAATAGTGGTGGTGAATGATTGTTCAATAGACAAAACAAAAGAAATAATTAACAATTGCAATTGCATAGCGTTGAATTTGCCGGTTAACCTGGGAATTGGCGGAGCTGTACAAACAGGAATAAAATGGGCCTGGCAAAATGGTTTTGATTATGTAATGCAAGTGGACGGAGATGGGCAACACCCAGCTCAGGAAATTCCTAAACTTATCTCTGCTTTACAAAATGATAGTGCTGATGTTGTAATTGGTTCCAGATTTATTGATAAAAAAGGATTTCAATCGAGTTTTGCCAGAAGGATAGGAATTAATTATTTTAAGTACATAAATAAAATTATTGTAGGAAAATCAATAAGTGACAGCACTTCAGGATTCAGGTTGATAAATAAAAAAGCAATGCAAGTTGCAGTTGAATATTATCCAGATGAATATCCAGAACCTGAAGCTATAATTTTGTATTCCATTCATAAATTAAAAATTCATGAGGTTGCAGTAGTAATGAAAGCGCGGCAGGGTGGAGTTTCTTCAATAAATGCAGTGTCTTCTATTTATTACATGTTTAAAGTCAGTTTGGCTATTCTTTTTACTTATATCCGTTTTAAAAGGTAA
- a CDS encoding KpsF/GutQ family sugar-phosphate isomerase, translating to MKTNDEIIKIAATTLKTEAEAVRKIADFVNVDFAECVKFIHNSKGRLIVTGVGKSAIIASKIVATLNSTGTPSIFMHAADAIHGDLGIVQTDDIVLCLSKSGSTPEIKVLVPLVKKNGNKLVALVGNISSYLANEADFVLNATVDKEACPNNLAPTSSTTAQLALGDALAVCLLDLKGFSSADFAKYHPGGSLGKRLYMTVYDLCKGNEKPLVKMDSSLKDVILEISSKRLGATAVVENELLKGIITDGDLRRMLQKDTDISVLKARDIMSVGPKSIEAEELAVHALALFQSQNITQLIVTDKGKYCGFIHFHDLLREGII from the coding sequence TTGAAAACAAACGATGAAATAATTAAAATCGCTGCAACAACCTTAAAAACAGAAGCCGAGGCAGTAAGAAAAATTGCAGATTTCGTAAATGTTGATTTCGCTGAATGCGTTAAATTTATACATAATTCAAAAGGAAGATTAATTGTAACAGGAGTTGGAAAAAGCGCTATTATTGCCAGTAAAATAGTGGCCACCTTAAATTCCACCGGCACTCCTTCTATCTTTATGCATGCTGCTGATGCAATTCACGGTGATCTTGGTATTGTGCAAACTGATGACATCGTTCTTTGTCTTTCTAAAAGTGGGAGTACACCAGAAATTAAGGTGCTTGTGCCTTTGGTTAAAAAAAACGGAAATAAATTGGTAGCATTGGTAGGTAATATTTCTTCCTATCTGGCAAATGAGGCCGACTTTGTGTTAAATGCAACAGTTGATAAAGAAGCATGCCCCAATAACCTCGCTCCTACATCCAGTACAACTGCACAACTTGCCCTTGGCGATGCCCTTGCTGTTTGTTTATTGGATTTGAAAGGGTTCAGTTCTGCTGATTTTGCAAAATACCATCCAGGCGGGTCTTTGGGAAAGCGTCTATATATGACAGTATATGATTTATGCAAAGGAAATGAGAAGCCTCTGGTTAAAATGGACTCCTCATTGAAAGATGTTATACTAGAGATATCTTCAAAAAGATTAGGTGCCACAGCGGTAGTTGAAAATGAATTGTTGAAAGGAATAATTACAGATGGAGACTTAAGAAGGATGCTACAGAAAGATACTGATATTTCTGTGCTTAAAGCCAGGGATATTATGTCGGTAGGGCCTAAATCAATTGAGGCAGAAGAATTGGCTGTACATGCACTTGCTTTATTCCAAAGCCAAAATATTACACAATTAATAGTTACCGATAAGGGTAAATATTGTGGTTTTATTCATTTTCATGATTTACTAAGGGAAGGCATAATTTGA
- the recQ gene encoding DNA helicase RecQ produces the protein MSVEISLPGALKKFFGFTKFKGHQEAIIQNVLNGKHTFVIMPTGGGKSLCYQLPALISDGTAIIISPLIALMKNQVDSIRSFGTDDGIAHFMNSSLNKTEITQVKQDVISGKTKLLYVAPESLTKQENIDFLTDIKISFFAIDEAHCISEWGHDFRPEYRRLKTIIEAIGKVPIIALTATATPKVQQDIQKNLGMSDATAFHSSFNRPNLNYEIRSKNDVNRDIIKYIRQHQGKSGIIYCLSRKKVEELAQTLIVNGIKALPYHAGLEAGVRAKTQDKFLMEDIDVIVATIAFGMGIDKPDVRFVIHHDMPKSLEGYYQETGRAGRDGGEGNCIAFYSYKDIEKLEKFLQGKPVAEQEIGRQLIQETISYAETSMCRRKSLLHYFGEEYDENNCDNKCDNCANPKPKFDAQQEISLLLQTILAVKEKFKGNHIISVLLGIDNATVKSYKHDKLDVFGEGDENDEKIWNAVIRQALVIDLISKDIENYGLLKVSKKGHEFIKNPYQVMVTKDHNYENSNEEEGPSPSSQGGGSGTADETLFSLLKDLRKKIAKQQNLPPFVIFQDTSLEDMATHYPITMDELKQITGVGAGKALKFGKPIIDLISKHVEENDIERPQDMVVKSVVNKSGLKVYIIQSIDRKVPLDSIAEAKGLEFTDLLNEIESIVASGTKVNIHYFINDVIDEEKQDEIFEYFRSATSDSIEKALVELGENDFSEEEIRLMRVKFMSEMGN, from the coding sequence TTGTCAGTTGAAATTTCATTGCCAGGAGCTTTAAAAAAGTTTTTTGGATTTACTAAATTTAAAGGCCATCAGGAAGCAATCATTCAAAATGTGCTGAATGGAAAACATACCTTTGTAATAATGCCAACTGGAGGCGGTAAATCCTTGTGCTATCAATTACCTGCTCTTATAAGTGATGGAACGGCAATTATTATTTCTCCACTAATTGCGCTGATGAAAAACCAGGTGGATTCCATTCGGAGTTTTGGCACTGATGATGGAATTGCACATTTCATGAATTCATCTTTAAATAAAACAGAAATTACACAGGTAAAACAAGATGTGATTTCTGGTAAAACAAAATTACTTTATGTTGCCCCTGAATCTCTGACTAAACAAGAAAACATTGATTTTTTAACTGACATTAAAATTTCATTTTTTGCCATTGATGAGGCCCACTGTATTTCTGAATGGGGTCATGACTTTCGTCCTGAGTACAGAAGATTGAAGACAATTATTGAAGCCATAGGCAAGGTTCCCATTATAGCCCTTACTGCAACCGCCACACCCAAGGTTCAGCAAGACATACAAAAAAATCTGGGAATGAGCGATGCTACTGCTTTTCACTCCTCTTTTAACAGGCCAAATTTAAATTATGAAATAAGATCCAAGAATGATGTAAATCGTGATATTATAAAGTATATACGCCAGCATCAAGGAAAATCGGGTATTATTTATTGCCTTAGCAGGAAGAAAGTTGAAGAACTGGCCCAAACACTTATAGTGAATGGAATTAAGGCTTTGCCTTATCATGCAGGTCTTGAAGCGGGCGTAAGAGCAAAAACACAGGATAAGTTCCTTATGGAAGATATTGATGTGATTGTAGCTACAATTGCATTCGGAATGGGTATTGATAAACCCGATGTTAGATTTGTAATACATCATGACATGCCAAAGAGCCTTGAAGGATATTACCAGGAAACAGGCAGGGCAGGAAGAGATGGTGGCGAGGGAAACTGTATAGCTTTTTACAGTTATAAGGATATTGAGAAGCTTGAAAAGTTTTTACAGGGAAAACCCGTTGCCGAGCAAGAAATAGGAAGGCAACTTATTCAGGAAACTATTTCTTATGCCGAAACATCAATGTGCAGGAGAAAATCATTGCTTCATTACTTCGGGGAGGAGTATGATGAGAATAATTGTGATAATAAATGTGATAATTGTGCAAATCCAAAACCAAAATTTGATGCACAACAAGAAATTTCATTATTATTGCAAACAATTTTAGCAGTAAAAGAGAAGTTTAAAGGTAATCATATAATTTCTGTGTTATTAGGAATTGACAATGCAACGGTTAAATCATACAAACATGACAAGTTGGATGTTTTTGGTGAGGGTGATGAGAATGATGAAAAAATTTGGAATGCAGTAATAAGACAAGCCCTTGTTATTGATTTAATTTCAAAGGATATTGAAAATTATGGCTTATTAAAAGTTAGTAAAAAAGGACACGAATTTATAAAAAATCCATATCAGGTAATGGTAACCAAAGATCACAATTACGAAAATTCAAACGAAGAAGAAGGTCCAAGCCCTTCTAGTCAAGGAGGCGGTTCTGGAACGGCAGACGAAACATTGTTCTCGCTGTTAAAAGATTTAAGAAAAAAAATAGCCAAACAACAAAATCTTCCACCATTTGTTATTTTTCAGGACACATCTCTTGAAGATATGGCCACCCATTATCCAATAACAATGGATGAGCTTAAACAAATAACCGGGGTAGGTGCAGGAAAAGCCCTTAAATTCGGAAAGCCTATTATTGATCTCATTTCTAAACATGTTGAAGAAAATGACATTGAAAGGCCTCAGGATATGGTTGTTAAATCTGTTGTAAACAAATCAGGTTTAAAAGTATACATTATTCAAAGTATTGACAGGAAAGTTCCTCTTGATTCAATTGCTGAAGCAAAAGGACTTGAGTTTACAGATCTTTTAAATGAAATTGAAAGTATTGTTGCATCAGGCACAAAAGTTAACATCCATTATTTTATAAATGATGTGATTGATGAAGAAAAACAAGATGAAATTTTTGAATATTTCCGGTCTGCAACCTCAGATTCTATAGAGAAGGCCCTTGTTGAATTAGGAGAAAACGATTTCTCAGAAGAGGAAATACGTTTGATGAGAGTAAAGTTCATGTCTGAAATGGGGAATTAA